The Armatimonadota bacterium genomic sequence TTTACATAGGCCAGTTTCGCCTTGGCCGCCCGATAGCTCCCGGCCGGATGGTTGGGGAAGTCGAACTCGATCAGCGGCGTCAGCCTCGCTCCGCGCTCTAGGTCGACCATCGATAGGGTCGCCGTTCGACTTGCGAGGTTCATCTCGGCGCCGAACGCCTGGCGAATCTGCACCCATCGCGCTAATTGAAGTTCGAGGCGAGGCGACCGAGCCACTACGTTCATCATCTTTTCCAGGTCGTCGCGAAACACCTCGGGGATGCGCTCAGGACGGTCGATGTAGTGGTATTTGCCGCCGCTTCGGCGAGCAATCCCAGCGATCAACTCTTCGTTGTAGTCCGGGCCAAAACCAAGCGCATTGATCGGGATCGACCGCTCCTTGGCGCCGCCCGCCAACTGGGTAATGGCGGAAAAGTCTTTAATGCCGGCCGTGGGTTCTCCGTCGGAAAAGAGCACCAGGCGGTCGAGATATCCGGGTTGCTTGCCCGCGGCCAACTGTTGCAGGCCCAGCGAAAGCCCGTCGTAGAGGTTGGTCGTATTGCCCACTTGCAATCGCTGGATGTTCTGCTTGATCAGTTCTTTGTTCAGCACTCGGCGAGGCGGCATCAGAACCTCGACGATCTCTTCGAACGTTACAATCGAGAGCACATCCCGGTCGGTCAGCAGATCGACCACATACGCGCAGGCCCGCTTGACGTACTCCAATGGCTCCCCTTCCATCGAACCGCTCTTGTCGATCACCAGGCACAGATTGAGGGGCGCTCGACCGCCTGTCATCGCGCCGGTGGCAATCAGCTCGAAGAGAACCCTTTCGCGAGAGACGCCGTGCGCCAGCGTTACCGAGCGGCCTTGCGTTATCTGCAGCGTTAAGGGCGGACCGGTCGGGGCCCCGACCGGCATGGCTTGGGTCCGATTCGGATCGGTGCCGCCGGGCATCGCCTGAGTGCGATTGGGGTCGGGTATCTGGTTCGGGTCTATTCGCTGGGTTTGCTCCATAGTCGGCTCCTATTGTACGGCGTTCCAGGTCAGCCGGGGCGGATTGCTGCCCGGCACACAGTTATATTTCTCAAAATCGGTTACGCCTTCTTCTCTCAATACGTCTTCGTCTATCAGCGCCGTTCCCGTTCGATGGCTGGGCGGCTTGGACACGATGGCGGCGAGGGCGTCTGCGACGATCTCGGGCTTGCGCCAGTCCTTGGGTTGGCCCAACTGATAATTGATGCTGGCTTGGCTCTCGATGATGGTAGCCGGCCAAAGCGCATTGGCCGCGACGTTGTGCTGCTTGACCTCTTCGGCCAGACCGTAGACCATCATCGTCATGCCGAACTTGCTGATCATGTAGGCCGTCCGTTGAGAGATGACGCTCATGTCGATCGGTGGCGACATGTTTACAATGTGCCCCCACTGGTTCTCTATCATGCTGGGCAAGAAGGCTCGCGCGCACAGGAACGACGCCCGCACGTTCACCTCCATCACTAGGTCAAAGCGTTTGGATGGCGTCTCGGTTACGGGCTGCCACCATAGCGCGCCCGCATTGTTGACCAGAATGTCGACTCGGCCAAAGCGATGCAGCGCAGCCTCGGCCAATCGCTCGATTTCGTCCTCATTCCGAACATTGGTTTGCATCGCCAGCGCCTCGACGCCGTACTGTTCGACTTCTCGCGCGGCGTCGTAGATGGTTCCGGGCAATCGTGGATCGGGCTCTACCGTTTTGGCGGCGATCACAATGTGGCAGCCTTCCTGAGCCAGGCGCAGCGCGCACGCCTTGCCGATGCCTCGGCTTGCGCCCGTTATCACGGCCACCCGTCCCTTCAAGCTCTCGCTCATTCCGCTCTAAACCGAAACGGCCCTATTCTCACAATGTCCCCCGGTCGCAGGGCTTGCTGTTGGATTCGTTGTTCGTTCACAAAGGTTCCGTTAGTGCTATTTTCGTCGTACACGGTCATTTGACCTGCTTCGATGGCGATTCGGGCATGGCGGCGGCTGACCGAGCCGTCCGGCAGAACGACCGAGCAGCCTGCTTCGCGCCCAATGATCAGCCCGCTTTGCGAAGGCGAGATGCGTTGACCGGCGAACGGGCCGTCCATGCCGACCAAGACAGTTGAGATCGATCCTATTGGTTGTTGAGCGGGCGCCGGCGTCGAGCAAGCGCAAAGGCCGGTGGCCGGGTCTTTTGTTTGACCGCAAAATTGGCACACGCCCGGCGGTGCGAGCGGCGGCAAGGGAGCGCGAGCTTGATCTCTCGCCCGTTGCGCCGCGCCTGCTTTCAACCTGAATTGCAGGGTAAACGTGCTGATGGCGATGGTTTCGCCATCCTTGAGCACATGGGGCTGGTTGCCGCCGGCCAGGTCGATCAAGACGTATTGCGCGCCTTGTCGAACGATCTTGGCATGGAGCGGCGCGACGTTGAGATCGCCCATCAGCGGCACGTCGGCGGTCTCGTTGCGCCCGATCAGGCTCTCGGCTCGGTGCAGGGGATAGTCGCGGCCTTCGTTTCTCCCCAGCAGCACGCGCACCCAAGCCTGCCGGGCGATCAGTTCGATCAGCCCGACAAAGAGACCTATAGCCGCCCCGGTGATGACCAATCCTATCGCCCTCTGAAAAACGCCTTGGTCCGAACCTTGCAGCGACTTTTGAAGCAGGGTATAGAGCGGCGCCATGAGCGGCGAGAGGGTCTCAAACAGAAAGCCGCCTATGCCGCCGCCGATCAAACCGCCCAACAATCCTTGCCGAGCGCGACTGGCAGAGCGACCGACGATTCCTTCCGATAGGCCAAGAAATGCCCCAAACGCGCCCCAACCAAGAGTGCGGGCGATGAGGGGCAAGGGAAACGGGCCGCGATCTCCGCCGAGAGCGCCGTAGATCTGCTGACCGATATAGAGACCGACCAACCCCGCAAATGCCCCCGCTGCCAGACCTCCGTATAGACCGCGCAGAGCGTGCGCCCGGGTGCCTAGGCCCAGACCGCTGGCCATCCCGATCAAGCCGCCGATGCAGGCGCCGACAACGATCCCCCAGAGCAGGAACGTAACCATCTGCTCGGAGGAGAGGATCGCCACGGCCCCCGGATTGAAGGCGATCTCGCCGATCAGCCAGCCTAAAAGGCCGCCAACTCCTCCCGCAATCAACAGGTAAAGCAGTCGCTGCACGCTAGGCCTCGACCTTAAACTGCACCGCGCCAAACTGCACCGTGTCGCCCGTATTGAGCACGGTCTCGGCAGCGATCTTGGCGCCGTTCACATAGGTTCCGTTGCTGCTTCCCAAATCGACCACGAACAAGCCCGAATCGTCCATGCGCAACTGCGAATGGCGGCGGCTGACGGTCGGATCGTCCACCATCAGTTCGTTGCCGATTTCTCGTCCGACGGAGATGGAGCCTGACGAAAGAGGAATGCTCTGTCCAGCCAGGGCGCCCGTCAGGCCGACCAATCGAGCGGGCTTTCCGACAGCGGCAACGGTCGGCGCGGCGCTCAGGTCGCAAGCGCAGGCGCCGGTCGCGGGGTCCTTCTTCTGACCGCAAAACGGGCAATGGCCTTCGGGCGTTAACGGAGCAGCCGCTACTGTTTGATCCGCTTCGGGTTCAGCCTGTGCGTCGGGCAGTTTGACGCCCAATTTTGCCATCGTATCGGCCACTTGCTGGTTTTTGCCCTGAACAAATCTTAGGATTCCGTACAGCGCCGCGCCGCCCACCAGCAGCGCCAATAAAATGGGCACAAACCGCCATAGAGTGGGCGAATCGGGTTCGGATACTGCCGTCGTCGCATCGGTCGATGCGGGTCGATCCAAGACCGGCGCATCTGCCGAGACCGCAATGGTCGCTACCGGCCCAGTTCCGCGCTCCTTTTTGATCTCGATGTCTTGGCTCGCGGTCTTGTTCTCTCCATAAGTCGCCTCGATCTTGCCCGATCCGAGCGCGACTCGGTCAAAGACTGCCTTTCCGCCGTCGCTCGGCATCATGGCGACGGTATGAATCTTGCCTTTGCCGTCGGTTAGCTTGACCATGGCCGCTGCGACCGATTTGCCCTCCTTCTCGATCGCCACGATCACCCGATTGGCAAACGCGAAATGCTCTTCCTTGACTTCGATCTTGTCTTCCTTCAGGTCGAGCAGAGCCAAGTTGCTCGACTTATCGTCCAGTGCTGCCAGCTTGACCGCTTTGTCGGGCTTTGTAATCTCAAGGCTCTTTTCCTCGTGCTTTTTGGCCGGAGCCAACGGCTTGCCGTCCGCGCTCTCGAACCAATACCATCGGAGCGCCGCGTCGCCAAAATCGACCGTGAATTTATCTTGAGCCCAGACCACAGTCCCGGACAATAACGCCAGTAAAATCAATGCGATTCGCATCCGTAACCCTCCCGCATCGGTTACATTATGAGCGATTGAGCCAAGCAATCTGACCAGCGGGTAGACTCTGCGCCATGCCCAACCTCCGCTTCGACCGATATTACCGCTACGACGATCTGACGGCGATCCTGCGATCCTTTGCCGAAGAGTTCCCCAATCTGGTCCGGATGGAGAGCATAGGCAAGAGTTTCGAAGGCCGCGACATCTTTGTGATGAAGGTTACGGACTACTCGACCGGCAGCGACGAGACCAAACCTGCCTTTTGGGCGGACGGCAACATCCATGCGACCGAAGTCTCGCCCTCTTCTGCCTGTCTGCATCTTTTGCACACGCTGACTTCCCGTTTCCAGAAGGACGACCGTGTTACGGAGTGCTTGCGAACGCGGGCTTTCTATATCTGTCCAAGAGTGAACCCCGACGGAGCCGAGTGGGCACTGGCCGATAAGCCCAAGATCATCCGCTCTAGCACAAGACCCTATCCTTTCGATGAAGAACCTATAGGCGGACTCAAGGTCGAGGACGTGGACGGCGACGGTCGGATGCTCTCGATGCGAATACCGGATCCAAACGGCTCATGGAAGATCTCGCCTGACGAGCCGCGTCTGATGGCGCGCCGCCAGCCGGACGAGTACGGCGGAACCTACTATCGCATCTTGCCAGAGGGCATTGTCGAAGATTATGACGGCGTAACGCTCAGCATCCAG encodes the following:
- a CDS encoding VWA domain-containing protein, giving the protein MEQTQRIDPNQIPDPNRTQAMPGGTDPNRTQAMPVGAPTGPPLTLQITQGRSVTLAHGVSRERVLFELIATGAMTGGRAPLNLCLVIDKSGSMEGEPLEYVKRACAYVVDLLTDRDVLSIVTFEEIVEVLMPPRRVLNKELIKQNIQRLQVGNTTNLYDGLSLGLQQLAAGKQPGYLDRLVLFSDGEPTAGIKDFSAITQLAGGAKERSIPINALGFGPDYNEELIAGIARRSGGKYHYIDRPERIPEVFRDDLEKMMNVVARSPRLELQLARWVQIRQAFGAEMNLASRTATLSMVDLERGARLTPLIEFDFPNHPAGSYRAAKAKLAYVNPVTEAEETITADLIFEFTTDAAKASLPEDARVAGEAQVAIASRALEKTIMGMKTHQLNPTMALHELQKTQQILLQQGRTAEASEIGKAIGDLQRQDMSSVEKTLIGAALDLEQGKKQE
- a CDS encoding SDR family oxidoreductase — translated: MSESLKGRVAVITGASRGIGKACALRLAQEGCHIVIAAKTVEPDPRLPGTIYDAAREVEQYGVEALAMQTNVRNEDEIERLAEAALHRFGRVDILVNNAGALWWQPVTETPSKRFDLVMEVNVRASFLCARAFLPSMIENQWGHIVNMSPPIDMSVISQRTAYMISKFGMTMMVYGLAEEVKQHNVAANALWPATIIESQASINYQLGQPKDWRKPEIVADALAAIVSKPPSHRTGTALIDEDVLREEGVTDFEKYNCVPGSNPPRLTWNAVQ
- a CDS encoding FHA domain-containing protein; translation: MQRLLYLLIAGGVGGLLGWLIGEIAFNPGAVAILSSEQMVTFLLWGIVVGACIGGLIGMASGLGLGTRAHALRGLYGGLAAGAFAGLVGLYIGQQIYGALGGDRGPFPLPLIARTLGWGAFGAFLGLSEGIVGRSASRARQGLLGGLIGGGIGGFLFETLSPLMAPLYTLLQKSLQGSDQGVFQRAIGLVITGAAIGLFVGLIELIARQAWVRVLLGRNEGRDYPLHRAESLIGRNETADVPLMGDLNVAPLHAKIVRQGAQYVLIDLAGGNQPHVLKDGETIAISTFTLQFRLKAGAAQRARDQARAPLPPLAPPGVCQFCGQTKDPATGLCACSTPAPAQQPIGSISTVLVGMDGPFAGQRISPSQSGLIIGREAGCSVVLPDGSVSRRHARIAIEAGQMTVYDENSTNGTFVNEQRIQQQALRPGDIVRIGPFRFRAE
- a CDS encoding FHA domain-containing protein yields the protein MRIALILLALLSGTVVWAQDKFTVDFGDAALRWYWFESADGKPLAPAKKHEEKSLEITKPDKAVKLAALDDKSSNLALLDLKEDKIEVKEEHFAFANRVIVAIEKEGKSVAAAMVKLTDGKGKIHTVAMMPSDGGKAVFDRVALGSGKIEATYGENKTASQDIEIKKERGTGPVATIAVSADAPVLDRPASTDATTAVSEPDSPTLWRFVPILLALLVGGAALYGILRFVQGKNQQVADTMAKLGVKLPDAQAEPEADQTVAAAPLTPEGHCPFCGQKKDPATGACACDLSAAPTVAAVGKPARLVGLTGALAGQSIPLSSGSISVGREIGNELMVDDPTVSRRHSQLRMDDSGLFVVDLGSSNGTYVNGAKIAAETVLNTGDTVQFGAVQFKVEA